In Spirosoma aureum, a single genomic region encodes these proteins:
- a CDS encoding sialidase/neuraminidase family protein, giving the protein MTKKLGQLFLQTVLLFCLTHYAYTQDTVHYVGQTLSNVDYHHGQLSPAVGVHNIQVFRANRENPDLAGGTNWTYNHAPMLAYWNNTFYLQYLSNPVGEHVPPGQTLLLTSKDGYNWSKPTIIFPPYKLPDGLKKEGRPEVANDLYAVMHQRMGFFVAKNKRLLTLAFYGIVMGPKDDPNDGNGIGRVVREIYPDGKFGPIYFIRNNSSWNKRNTDRTKSTYPFYTSSKDKGFVEACDELLGNPLMMQQWIEEADRNDPLISLRKDVKAFSYYHLPDNRVVGLWKHALTTISKDEGKTWLYNPLRAPGFVNSNAKIWGQKTSDGQYATVYNPSEFRWPLAVSTSKDGLAYTNLLLVNGEITSMRYGGAYKSYGPQYVRGIEEGNGTPPDGNLWVTYSMNKEDIWVSSIPVPITDEVKNQVNDVFAQLPAGEELKYWNIYSPLQATAKIETAAGTKALVLRDKDKFDYAKAERVIPDAKKVAVEFTIVPQQVNKGVLQIEFQDAKGNAAVRLMFDSDSLFKAKVGYRDSGIQKYEAGKQYEVRIELDRDKRMFTTFVNGQSKGAKLFFAPVASFRRVVFRTGGVRRFPDADTPTDQSYDLPKAGEQDEEAVFVIKSFKTSSLSKFQE; this is encoded by the coding sequence ATGACAAAAAAGTTAGGTCAACTATTTCTTCAAACGGTACTCCTGTTTTGCCTTACCCACTACGCATACACGCAGGATACCGTGCACTATGTCGGGCAAACGTTGTCCAATGTCGATTATCACCACGGTCAGTTGAGTCCGGCGGTGGGCGTACACAATATTCAGGTATTTCGGGCCAATCGGGAAAATCCGGATCTGGCAGGTGGCACCAACTGGACGTACAATCACGCTCCCATGCTCGCCTACTGGAACAACACCTTCTATCTGCAATACCTCAGCAATCCGGTTGGCGAACACGTACCACCGGGGCAAACGCTGCTTTTAACCTCCAAAGACGGCTATAACTGGTCGAAGCCGACCATCATTTTCCCCCCATACAAACTACCGGATGGCTTGAAGAAAGAAGGTCGGCCAGAGGTAGCCAACGATCTGTATGCAGTCATGCACCAGCGGATGGGCTTCTTTGTCGCGAAAAACAAACGGTTGTTAACGCTGGCTTTCTACGGAATTGTGATGGGGCCCAAAGACGACCCGAACGATGGGAACGGCATCGGTCGCGTGGTTCGGGAAATCTACCCGGACGGCAAATTCGGGCCAATTTACTTTATCCGTAATAACTCATCCTGGAACAAACGGAACACCGACCGGACTAAATCGACCTATCCGTTCTATACCAGTTCGAAAGACAAAGGATTTGTCGAAGCCTGCGATGAATTGCTCGGCAATCCGCTAATGATGCAGCAATGGATCGAAGAGGCCGACCGCAACGATCCGCTCATTTCGCTCAGGAAGGATGTGAAAGCGTTTAGCTATTATCATTTGCCCGACAATCGCGTTGTCGGTCTATGGAAACATGCCTTAACGACAATCAGCAAAGACGAAGGCAAAACATGGCTGTATAATCCGCTTCGGGCACCGGGTTTTGTCAATAGCAACGCCAAGATATGGGGTCAGAAAACGTCGGATGGCCAATACGCTACGGTATATAATCCATCGGAGTTTCGCTGGCCCCTGGCTGTTTCGACCAGCAAAGATGGCCTGGCCTACACGAATCTGCTGCTCGTAAATGGAGAAATTACCTCCATGCGCTACGGAGGGGCTTACAAGTCATACGGGCCGCAATACGTACGGGGCATTGAAGAAGGCAATGGTACACCACCCGACGGCAATCTGTGGGTTACCTACAGCATGAATAAGGAAGATATCTGGGTATCCAGCATTCCGGTTCCGATCACCGACGAGGTTAAAAATCAGGTTAATGATGTGTTTGCCCAGCTACCAGCGGGCGAAGAGTTAAAATACTGGAACATCTACAGCCCGCTTCAGGCTACGGCAAAAATTGAAACAGCTGCTGGCACTAAAGCGCTGGTTCTTCGGGATAAAGACAAATTCGATTATGCCAAAGCCGAGCGCGTTATCCCTGACGCAAAGAAAGTGGCGGTCGAATTTACAATCGTGCCCCAACAGGTTAATAAAGGTGTTTTACAGATCGAATTTCAGGATGCCAAAGGCAATGCGGCTGTTCGGCTGATGTTCGATTCGGATAGTCTTTTTAAAGCCAAAGTCGGCTACCGGGATTCGGGCATTCAGAAATACGAAGCGGGTAAACAATACGAGGTACGAATCGAGCTGGATCGCGACAAACGGATGTTTACGACGTTTGTGAATGGGCAATCGAAAGGGGCTAAACTGTTCTTTGCCCCTGTAGCATCGTTCCGGCGGGTGGTGTTCCGAACCGGTGGTGTTCGCCGGTTCCCGGATGCCGATACACCGACCGACCAAAGTTATGATTTACCCAAAGCAGGCGAACAGGACGAAGAAGCTGTATTTGTGATTAAGTCATTTAAAACGAGTTCGTTAAGCAAATTTCAAGAATAA
- a CDS encoding sialate O-acetylesterase: MPRFIVIFLVTVSLSLQLKAEIILPRVFGHNMVLQQGKPVVIWGKGAVGETVTIQFAGQQQTTFADASGQWKITLKPLKASAIPSELLISGTNTIRLQNILVGEVWLCSGQSNMEYTMRKNSKVNRALATDTDGHNPVDELEYATNPQIRIFLVNRKELGKPDSLHRGWNIAQDSALRSFSAPAYFFAKELYKNLNVPIGVISSAIPGSRIEPWISEAAFREDAYYGDQKVDGEPGKFYEPMIRPLAPFAVKGFLWYQGETNCFLKETSTYSHKMKTLIMSWRRAWSNPNLPFYYVQLAPFKYSESKGKVVLTRETLPEFREAQELVLSLPKTGMIVTTDLAEDLSDIHPPYKWEIGRRLALLALATDYGKRSVSSQGPVYEGMRVKNGMAELSFRNIGSGLVSKDGQPLTGFTVAGTNGVFVPAQAHIDGRHVLISAASVSNPVAVRFAWDEAAQPNLFNNEGLPARPFRTDNPLKNQQYELVQLPERSK; encoded by the coding sequence ATGCCCAGATTTATCGTCATATTTCTTGTTACAGTTTCGCTTTCGCTCCAACTGAAAGCCGAAATCATACTGCCCCGAGTTTTTGGGCACAATATGGTACTGCAACAGGGGAAACCGGTGGTGATCTGGGGTAAAGGGGCGGTTGGCGAGACGGTGACGATTCAGTTTGCCGGGCAACAACAGACTACGTTTGCTGATGCCTCTGGCCAATGGAAGATTACCCTGAAACCACTGAAAGCCTCGGCGATACCATCGGAATTGCTTATTTCGGGCACGAATACCATCCGGCTGCAAAATATTCTGGTGGGCGAAGTCTGGCTATGTTCGGGCCAGTCGAATATGGAATACACCATGCGGAAGAATAGCAAGGTGAATCGGGCATTGGCCACGGACACTGATGGCCATAATCCAGTCGATGAGTTGGAGTACGCTACGAATCCTCAGATCCGCATTTTTCTGGTCAACCGGAAAGAACTTGGTAAACCTGATTCGCTGCATCGTGGCTGGAATATAGCTCAGGATTCGGCCTTACGGTCATTTTCAGCACCCGCTTATTTCTTCGCTAAAGAACTCTACAAAAACCTGAATGTGCCGATTGGCGTCATTTCGTCGGCCATACCGGGCAGCCGGATTGAGCCGTGGATTTCGGAAGCCGCTTTTCGGGAGGATGCTTATTATGGCGATCAGAAAGTAGACGGCGAACCCGGAAAGTTCTATGAACCCATGATTCGGCCGCTGGCACCGTTTGCGGTAAAGGGCTTTCTATGGTATCAGGGTGAAACCAACTGTTTCCTGAAAGAAACCAGTACGTATTCGCACAAGATGAAAACGCTGATTATGAGCTGGCGACGTGCGTGGAGTAACCCGAATCTGCCGTTTTACTACGTTCAGCTAGCCCCATTTAAGTATTCGGAATCAAAAGGGAAAGTTGTGCTCACGCGCGAAACATTGCCTGAATTTAGGGAAGCGCAGGAATTGGTACTGAGTCTGCCCAAAACCGGTATGATCGTAACGACCGACCTGGCCGAAGATCTATCCGACATTCATCCACCCTACAAATGGGAAATTGGCCGACGGCTGGCCTTACTTGCTCTGGCTACCGATTACGGAAAGCGTTCGGTTAGTTCGCAAGGCCCTGTTTATGAGGGTATGCGAGTGAAAAACGGCATGGCCGAACTTAGCTTCCGGAACATAGGAAGTGGTTTGGTTAGTAAAGACGGGCAACCACTTACTGGCTTTACGGTTGCCGGGACCAATGGCGTTTTTGTGCCCGCTCAGGCACACATCGACGGCAGGCACGTGCTCATTTCGGCGGCTTCCGTTTCGAACCCTGTGGCTGTGCGCTTCGCCTGGGACGAAGCAGCCCAACCGAATCTGTTCAATAACGAAGGTTTGCCTGCCCGCCCGTTTCGAACCGATAATCCATTGAAGAATCAGCAGTATGAATTAGTACAACTTCCTGAACGCTCAAAATAG
- a CDS encoding DUF3826 domain-containing protein — MKKIVNTCLFIAGVLSAAPVFSQTQSAMPVASAEAKADAEQEKKAAEWISSLNLNDPDKEKRLTGVVATHLNAIRDWHNEHPVTTVPAGINPVTGKPLSELDRQLIADSAIPKTVHEELMTGLQKDLDKKQVDAVLDKYTIGKVAFTMNGYRAIVPNITAQEEETILGFLEQAREQAVDYKSMKEISAIFEIYKTKSEQYLNANGRNWREMYNTYTAAIKAKKAAEKKQATN; from the coding sequence ATGAAAAAAATTGTCAATACCTGTTTGTTCATCGCTGGAGTCCTGTCGGCAGCGCCTGTATTCAGCCAGACTCAATCCGCCATGCCAGTAGCCTCAGCCGAAGCGAAAGCCGATGCTGAGCAGGAGAAAAAAGCCGCCGAGTGGATTAGTTCACTGAACCTGAATGATCCGGATAAGGAAAAACGCCTGACTGGAGTAGTCGCTACACACCTGAATGCCATACGCGACTGGCACAATGAACATCCCGTTACTACAGTTCCGGCAGGGATCAATCCCGTAACGGGCAAGCCATTATCAGAGCTGGACCGGCAGCTCATAGCCGACTCGGCCATTCCGAAAACCGTACACGAGGAGCTGATGACCGGGCTGCAAAAAGACCTCGATAAAAAGCAGGTTGACGCCGTGCTGGATAAATACACGATTGGAAAAGTCGCGTTCACGATGAACGGTTACAGGGCCATCGTTCCCAACATAACCGCTCAGGAAGAAGAAACCATTCTGGGATTTCTGGAGCAGGCGCGGGAACAGGCTGTCGATTATAAAAGCATGAAAGAGATTTCGGCCATTTTCGAGATCTACAAAACCAAATCGGAGCAGTATCTCAATGCCAATGGCCGCAATTGGCGAGAAATGTACAATACCTATACGGCTGCCATCAAAGCGAAAAAAGCCGCTGAGAAGAAACAGGCGACAAATTGA
- a CDS encoding sialidase family protein, whose amino-acid sequence MKNKILYLALLTSLTLFSTTFAQLAKWQSGLIVDEFVVEKPPFPESHASTIAETPTGLVSAWFGGTKERNPDVCIWISRQENGKWVAPQNVANGIINDTLRYACWNPVLYQIPKGDLMLFYKVGPSPSKWKGWLKTSSDGGRTWSAAKALPEGYIGPVKNKPVLLANGNLVCPSSTEGDGWKLHFEVTPDFGKTWRMVGPINDGKTINAIQPSILRYGKGKLQILARSKDRAIVESWSTDNGETWSPLAKSSLPNNNSGTDAVTLSDGRQVLVYNHVLPPGDLAKGPRTPLNLAVSNDGKNWSAAVILEDSPISQYSYPSVIQTSDGLIHVIYTWRRQKIKHAVIDPKKLKLKPIENGVWPTLAGYTAPIAKEITKD is encoded by the coding sequence ATGAAAAACAAAATCCTATACCTGGCCCTGCTGACCAGTCTGACACTCTTCAGTACCACATTCGCTCAGTTAGCGAAATGGCAATCCGGATTGATAGTAGACGAGTTTGTGGTTGAAAAACCACCATTTCCGGAAAGCCATGCCTCCACCATTGCCGAAACACCGACCGGGCTGGTATCAGCCTGGTTTGGCGGGACCAAAGAACGGAATCCAGACGTATGCATCTGGATAAGCCGTCAGGAAAACGGCAAATGGGTGGCTCCACAAAACGTAGCCAATGGGATTATCAACGATACGCTTCGTTATGCCTGCTGGAATCCGGTTTTATACCAGATTCCGAAGGGAGATCTGATGCTTTTCTACAAAGTTGGCCCAAGTCCGTCCAAATGGAAAGGCTGGCTGAAAACATCCTCAGATGGTGGCCGTACATGGTCTGCGGCTAAAGCCTTGCCCGAAGGGTATATCGGGCCAGTGAAAAACAAACCGGTATTGCTGGCCAATGGGAATTTGGTTTGCCCGTCCAGCACGGAAGGTGACGGGTGGAAACTTCATTTCGAAGTGACTCCGGATTTCGGAAAAACCTGGCGGATGGTCGGCCCGATCAATGACGGCAAAACGATCAATGCCATTCAACCGAGCATTCTGAGATACGGAAAGGGAAAACTTCAGATTCTGGCACGTAGTAAAGATCGCGCTATTGTCGAATCCTGGTCGACAGACAATGGGGAAACGTGGTCGCCATTAGCCAAATCGTCATTGCCCAATAACAATTCAGGAACCGATGCCGTAACGCTCAGCGATGGTCGGCAGGTGCTGGTCTACAATCACGTGCTACCGCCGGGCGATCTGGCCAAAGGGCCGCGAACACCGCTGAATCTGGCCGTGTCGAACGATGGTAAAAACTGGTCGGCAGCGGTAATTCTGGAAGATTCACCCATCAGTCAGTATTCGTATCCATCCGTGATTCAAACGAGCGATGGGTTGATTCATGTGATCTATACATGGCGTCGGCAAAAGATCAAACACGCGGTCATTGATCCGAAGAAACTGAAATTGAAACCCATTGAAAACGGCGTTTGGCCCACTCTGGCAGGCTATACGGCACCCATAGCAAAAGAAATAACGAAGGATTGA
- a CDS encoding iron-containing alcohol dehydrogenase: MTQALKIHFPGKLVFGKGSLGSLADEIGLLLPQRVLLITISPLLGQLKSLIDRLESNGIAVKVDTSIVQEPTFDDFDALLQAVAPFNPDLVAGIGGGSVLDIAKLVAAQLDNDQSLAEIVGIGNLIGRRKKLICVPATSGTGSEASPNAILVDTADNQKKGIISPFLVPDIVYVDPLLTMSVPPAITAATGIDALTHCLEAYTNKFAQPFIDMYAFEGMRLIAANIVQAVRDGSDEEARTQVAMGSLLGGFCLGPVNTAGVHALSYPLGSMFHLAHGLSNALLLPYVMEFNASASLCRHAQVAVALGCERGSTDAETAARGVAKINELIRDCGIPSRLRDVNIPREAIPQMADDAMKITRLLKNNPREITREDAIAIYTAAY; encoded by the coding sequence ATGACTCAGGCTTTAAAAATACATTTTCCCGGCAAACTGGTTTTTGGTAAAGGCTCTCTGGGGAGCTTAGCCGATGAAATCGGTCTACTGTTGCCCCAGCGGGTACTACTCATAACAATTAGCCCGCTTCTGGGTCAGTTGAAAAGCCTGATCGATAGGCTTGAAAGCAATGGAATTGCGGTTAAGGTTGACACCAGTATTGTTCAGGAACCAACCTTCGATGATTTCGACGCATTACTGCAAGCTGTCGCTCCGTTTAATCCCGACCTCGTGGCAGGCATTGGCGGAGGAAGCGTGCTGGATATTGCCAAACTGGTAGCGGCCCAACTCGACAATGACCAGTCTCTCGCTGAAATCGTTGGCATTGGAAACCTGATCGGAAGGCGTAAAAAACTTATTTGTGTGCCTGCTACATCGGGAACGGGCAGTGAAGCGTCACCGAACGCCATTTTAGTCGATACGGCCGATAACCAGAAGAAAGGGATCATCAGTCCGTTTCTGGTACCCGACATCGTTTATGTCGATCCGTTGTTGACCATGAGTGTTCCTCCGGCCATTACCGCAGCTACTGGCATTGATGCACTAACGCATTGCCTGGAGGCTTACACCAACAAATTTGCCCAACCGTTCATCGACATGTACGCCTTTGAAGGCATGCGTCTGATTGCGGCCAATATCGTGCAGGCCGTTCGGGATGGATCGGACGAAGAAGCGCGTACACAGGTCGCAATGGGTAGTCTGCTGGGTGGGTTTTGTCTGGGGCCTGTCAACACGGCCGGTGTACATGCCCTGTCATATCCACTGGGCAGTATGTTTCATCTGGCTCACGGACTCTCCAATGCTTTATTGCTCCCATATGTGATGGAATTCAACGCGTCGGCATCGCTTTGCCGACATGCGCAGGTGGCCGTTGCGCTGGGGTGCGAGCGGGGTAGCACTGATGCCGAAACGGCAGCCCGCGGAGTAGCGAAAATCAATGAACTGATTCGCGATTGTGGCATCCCGTCCCGCCTGCGCGATGTAAATATTCCCAGAGAAGCCATTCCACAAATGGCAGATGATGCTATGAAGATTACTCGGTTACTGAAAAATAATCCTCGTGAAATTACCCGTGAGGATGCTATTGCCATTTATACAGCCGCCTACTAA
- a CDS encoding dihydrodipicolinate synthase family protein — MNLKKKYQGVVVPLVTPLTEAYQLDRPAVEKIVSNLQANEAMPFILGTTGESASLPTPIKKDYVQEVVRLKSADMMIYAGISSNCLEETIDFANYCFDSGIDAVAATLPSYYSLSESQMKRYFEQLANQLNGPLIIYNIFATTHMSIPLAVIDELSYHPNIVGTKDSERSSERLNESLSLWANRADFSHFMGWAAKSAQALLYGSDGLVPSTGNLFPGIYRDMMKAVRAGDADKAYGYQNQSDVFGQLYQSGRTLGESLWALKVLMQEYGLCDPTMMPPLQSLSEREATELKTTLAELVEKEEIQL; from the coding sequence ATGAACCTAAAAAAGAAGTATCAGGGTGTTGTCGTTCCGCTTGTTACGCCCCTGACCGAAGCATACCAATTGGATAGGCCAGCGGTTGAGAAGATAGTGAGCAATCTTCAGGCGAATGAGGCTATGCCGTTTATTTTAGGAACAACAGGAGAATCGGCTTCGCTTCCTACACCGATAAAAAAGGATTATGTGCAGGAGGTGGTGCGGCTAAAATCGGCCGATATGATGATATACGCCGGTATTTCGTCAAACTGTCTGGAAGAAACGATCGATTTTGCGAACTACTGTTTCGACTCGGGTATCGATGCGGTTGCCGCTACACTGCCTTCCTACTACAGCCTCTCAGAAAGTCAGATGAAACGGTATTTCGAACAACTGGCTAATCAGTTGAACGGACCGCTAATCATCTATAACATCTTCGCTACCACCCACATGTCGATTCCGCTGGCGGTAATTGACGAATTAAGTTACCACCCCAATATCGTTGGTACGAAGGACTCGGAGCGAAGCAGTGAACGACTGAACGAATCCCTGTCTTTATGGGCAAATCGTGCTGATTTTAGCCATTTTATGGGATGGGCAGCAAAGTCGGCACAGGCGCTTTTGTATGGGTCCGATGGGCTGGTTCCCAGTACCGGCAATCTGTTTCCGGGTATCTACCGGGACATGATGAAGGCGGTTCGGGCTGGCGATGCCGATAAAGCCTATGGGTACCAAAACCAATCGGATGTATTTGGCCAGTTGTACCAATCGGGTCGGACACTGGGCGAATCATTATGGGCACTGAAAGTGTTGATGCAGGAATATGGCCTTTGTGATCCAACGATGATGCCTCCCCTGCAATCGCTTTCTGAGCGTGAGGCCACCGAACTGAAAACGACCCTGGCCGAACTGGTCGAAAAAGAAGAAATACAACTGTAA
- the pdxA gene encoding 4-hydroxythreonine-4-phosphate dehydrogenase PdxA: MMYKDDKPIVGITMGDPASIGPEIAVKALLNPAIYELCKPILVGDAHVFADIVARLNLNAVIRPVKSVQDAQYQLGTIDVYDLNNVDIDQLRFGEISAMAGEAAFAAVKTVIELALADEIDATVTGPINKKSINEAGHHFAGHTEIYAHYTNTKKYGMLLVEDQMKVIHVSTHVSLRQACDLVKKDRILEVIELLHNGLISLGETNLKIGVAGLNPHAGDSGLFGTEDDQEILPAVDEAKRRGFDVEGPVPADTLFAKAATGYYGGIVAMYHDQGHIPFKLTGFKWNAEKKQMDSVKGVNITMGLPIIRTSVDHGTAFEIAGKGVASADAMVLAIESAVQLAKYRRKSLLTV, translated from the coding sequence ATGATGTATAAGGATGATAAACCAATTGTTGGAATCACGATGGGTGATCCGGCAAGCATTGGCCCCGAAATAGCGGTTAAAGCACTGCTCAATCCGGCCATCTATGAACTGTGTAAACCTATTCTGGTGGGCGATGCGCATGTTTTTGCCGATATTGTTGCCCGGCTGAATCTGAACGCAGTGATCAGGCCGGTCAAATCAGTTCAGGACGCACAATATCAATTGGGGACAATTGATGTGTATGACCTCAACAATGTAGACATTGATCAGTTACGGTTTGGTGAAATATCGGCAATGGCCGGAGAAGCCGCTTTTGCAGCCGTAAAGACGGTGATCGAGCTGGCCCTGGCCGACGAGATTGACGCTACAGTGACCGGCCCGATCAACAAGAAATCGATTAATGAAGCGGGTCATCATTTCGCAGGACACACCGAAATCTACGCCCATTATACCAATACCAAAAAGTACGGTATGTTGCTGGTTGAAGATCAGATGAAGGTCATTCATGTATCGACGCATGTGTCGCTTCGGCAGGCCTGCGATCTGGTCAAGAAAGACCGGATTCTGGAAGTGATTGAACTGCTGCATAATGGCCTGATTTCTCTGGGAGAAACCAATCTGAAAATTGGGGTGGCGGGCCTGAATCCGCACGCGGGCGATTCCGGGCTGTTTGGCACCGAAGACGATCAGGAAATTTTGCCCGCTGTTGACGAGGCTAAACGGCGGGGTTTCGACGTTGAAGGACCAGTACCGGCCGACACACTATTTGCGAAAGCGGCTACGGGCTATTACGGAGGTATTGTGGCGATGTATCACGATCAGGGACACATTCCGTTTAAGCTGACCGGTTTTAAATGGAATGCTGAAAAGAAACAGATGGATAGTGTGAAGGGCGTGAACATTACTATGGGCCTGCCAATCATTCGCACGTCTGTTGACCACGGAACAGCCTTTGAAATTGCGGGTAAAGGGGTTGCCAGCGCCGACGCGATGGTATTGGCGATTGAGTCGGCAGTCCAGTTGGCGAAATACAGGCGGAAAAGCTTGCTGACAGTGTAA
- a CDS encoding four-carbon acid sugar kinase family protein, whose translation MIAVIADDLTGAAELGGIGLTYGLRVEIAMSVNPQSTADLLVIATDARSVSEPEAVQEMTCASKALLQMKPRLIFKKVDSVLRGHVIAETQAQQAVFGVEKALIVPANPALGRTLINGTYYVNGQPIAQTHFSEDPEFPITDSDVLRRLSVNFVQLTVQSHTTALPKQGIVIGEVATTDDLRAWAKRINTQTLIGGGSGFFTAILDSLQLPELVGKEPAKLGEVRLYVCGSAFGERVALVKKAADAGQAVSYMPNALTHVFRFNESDLDGWVAEIVGCFQHHSQVIIAIEPGLIDDDKQAAVHLRTVMAMAVSRVLSQTKTDELIIEGGSTASAVLRAIGVTRLVPVQELGPGVVRSDAIEKDSLHITVKPGSYRWPADLWTC comes from the coding sequence ATGATCGCGGTTATTGCAGACGATTTAACGGGAGCCGCTGAGCTTGGAGGCATTGGCCTAACGTATGGGCTTCGGGTCGAAATTGCCATGTCGGTCAATCCACAATCTACCGCCGATTTGCTGGTAATCGCTACCGATGCCCGGTCGGTTTCGGAGCCGGAAGCTGTGCAGGAAATGACCTGTGCCAGCAAAGCGTTACTTCAGATGAAGCCGCGATTGATTTTCAAGAAAGTCGATTCGGTGCTGCGAGGGCATGTTATTGCTGAAACACAGGCACAACAGGCAGTTTTTGGAGTAGAAAAAGCCCTGATTGTTCCGGCGAATCCGGCGCTGGGCAGAACATTGATCAACGGTACGTATTACGTAAATGGCCAACCGATTGCCCAGACGCATTTTTCCGAAGATCCGGAATTTCCGATAACCGATTCGGATGTATTAAGACGGCTCAGCGTTAATTTTGTCCAATTAACCGTGCAGTCGCATACCACAGCGTTACCGAAGCAGGGAATCGTTATCGGTGAAGTTGCAACAACGGACGATTTACGGGCATGGGCAAAACGGATCAATACGCAGACCCTGATTGGGGGAGGTTCCGGATTTTTTACGGCCATACTCGATTCATTGCAACTGCCAGAGTTAGTTGGCAAAGAGCCTGCGAAATTGGGTGAAGTCAGACTTTATGTATGTGGAAGTGCATTTGGTGAGCGAGTCGCGTTGGTAAAGAAAGCGGCCGATGCTGGCCAGGCCGTGAGTTATATGCCGAACGCGCTGACGCACGTTTTCCGATTTAATGAGTCCGATCTGGATGGTTGGGTGGCCGAAATCGTCGGCTGTTTTCAGCACCACAGTCAGGTCATTATCGCTATTGAGCCAGGCCTGATTGATGACGATAAGCAGGCGGCTGTTCACCTGCGAACGGTAATGGCAATGGCCGTGAGCCGGGTGCTGTCACAAACAAAAACCGATGAGCTGATTATTGAAGGAGGGTCAACCGCTTCGGCTGTGCTTCGGGCCATTGGTGTCACGCGGCTGGTTCCGGTTCAGGAATTGGGGCCCGGCGTCGTCAGGAGCGATGCCATTGAAAAAGACAGCCTGCATATCACTGTGAAACCGGGAAGCTATCGATGGCCAGCGGACTTATGGACATGTTGA